A region of Plantactinospora sp. BC1 DNA encodes the following proteins:
- a CDS encoding alpha/beta fold hydrolase encodes MGFVTAKDGTEIYYKDWGSGPVVTFSHGWPLSADAWDGQLLFLVQQGFRVVAHDRRGHGRSGQASARNDMDGYADDLAAVLEALDLTDVTLVGHSTGGGEVARYIGRYGTGRVARAVLISAVPPIMVQTPDNPEGLPIDVFDGLRAKLFADRSQFYQELAQMFYGANRPGAQVSKGILDQFWLWSMQAGMKNAYESIKAFSETDFRDDLAKFDVPTLVMHGEDDQIVPVKDSARKTAQLIANAQEIYYPGAPHGLTATLQDQVNNDLLAFLRS; translated from the coding sequence ATGGGCTTCGTCACCGCCAAGGACGGCACGGAGATCTACTACAAGGACTGGGGCTCCGGTCCGGTCGTGACCTTCTCACACGGCTGGCCGTTGAGCGCGGACGCCTGGGACGGCCAGTTGCTGTTCCTGGTGCAGCAGGGCTTCCGGGTCGTCGCGCACGACCGGCGGGGGCACGGCAGGTCCGGCCAGGCCTCGGCCCGCAACGACATGGACGGGTACGCCGACGACCTCGCCGCCGTACTGGAGGCGCTGGACCTGACCGACGTGACGCTGGTCGGCCACTCGACGGGCGGCGGTGAGGTGGCCCGCTACATCGGCCGGTACGGCACCGGTCGGGTCGCCAGGGCGGTGCTGATCTCCGCCGTGCCACCGATCATGGTGCAGACGCCGGACAATCCCGAGGGGCTGCCGATCGACGTCTTCGACGGGCTGCGCGCCAAGCTCTTCGCCGACCGGTCGCAGTTCTACCAGGAGCTGGCGCAGATGTTCTACGGCGCGAACCGGCCCGGGGCGCAGGTCTCCAAGGGCATCCTCGACCAGTTCTGGCTCTGGAGCATGCAGGCCGGCATGAAGAACGCGTACGAGAGCATCAAGGCCTTCTCCGAGACGGACTTCCGCGACGACCTCGCCAAGTTCGACGTTCCGACCCTGGTGATGCACGGCGAGGACGACCAGATCGTCCCGGTGAAGGACTCGGCCCGGAAGACCGCCCAGTTGATCGCGAACGCCCAGGAGATCTACTACCCGGGCGCGCCGCACGGCTTGACCGCCACCCTCCAGGACCAGGTCAACAACGACCTGCTCGCCTTCCTCAGGAGCTGA
- a CDS encoding phosphopantetheine-binding protein, translating into MTTGGARVTVSELHHDLAGLVVEASDGQISAADALAEPESLGLLGLTSLGYVRLIQAVEHRYGVVVEPDDDVSGLDTVPALADYLHSRGV; encoded by the coding sequence GTGACGACCGGAGGAGCCCGGGTGACCGTCTCCGAGCTGCACCACGACCTCGCCGGCCTGGTCGTCGAGGCCAGTGACGGCCAGATCAGTGCGGCGGACGCCCTGGCCGAGCCCGAGTCGCTCGGGCTGCTCGGCCTCACCTCGCTCGGCTACGTGCGGCTGATCCAGGCCGTCGAGCACCGCTACGGCGTCGTGGTGGAGCCCGACGACGACGTCTCCGGGCTGGACACCGTCCCCGCGCTGGCGGACTACCTGCACTCGCGCGGGGTGTGA
- a CDS encoding SDR family oxidoreductase produces the protein MKIVVIGGSGLIGSKVVELLAAAGHQAVAASPRTGVNAVTGEGLAEALDGADAVVDVSNSPSFDPAAAREFFETSTRNLLAAEAAAGVGHHVALSVVGADRMPNVGYMGAKVAQEALVAAGPVPYSIVRATQFFEFLDAIADTGTDGDTVRLGPVLFQPIAADDVAATVADVALGAPVGGIVEVAGPERSRLDEVIRSVLRAQQDPRQVVTDPAAGYYGAEVAEDALVPLGEARTGRIRLAERRAVDGAGR, from the coding sequence ATGAAGATCGTCGTTATCGGCGGCAGCGGACTCATCGGCAGCAAGGTCGTGGAGCTGCTCGCCGCAGCGGGTCACCAGGCGGTGGCGGCCTCCCCGAGGACCGGCGTGAACGCGGTGACCGGCGAGGGACTCGCCGAGGCGCTCGACGGGGCCGACGCCGTCGTGGACGTGTCGAACTCGCCCTCCTTCGACCCGGCCGCCGCGCGGGAGTTCTTCGAGACCTCCACCCGCAACCTGCTCGCGGCCGAGGCGGCGGCCGGGGTGGGCCACCACGTGGCGCTCTCGGTCGTCGGCGCGGACCGGATGCCGAACGTCGGGTACATGGGGGCGAAGGTGGCGCAGGAGGCACTGGTCGCGGCGGGGCCGGTCCCGTACTCGATCGTGCGGGCGACGCAGTTCTTCGAGTTCCTCGACGCCATCGCCGACACCGGGACCGACGGCGACACGGTACGCCTGGGACCGGTGCTCTTCCAGCCGATCGCCGCCGACGACGTGGCGGCCACGGTCGCGGACGTCGCGCTCGGTGCCCCGGTCGGCGGCATCGTCGAGGTGGCCGGCCCCGAGCGGTCCCGCCTCGACGAGGTGATCCGGTCGGTGCTGCGCGCACAGCAGGACCCCCGGCAGGTGGTGACCGACCCGGCCGCCGGGTACTACGGCGCCGAGGTGGCCGAGGACGCGCTGGTTCCGCTCGGCGAGGCCCGGACGGGGCGCATCCGGCTGGCGGAGCGGCGTGCGGTGGACGGGGCCGGGCGGTAG
- a CDS encoding aldehyde dehydrogenase family protein: MTGPTQNAPGHWIDGAWTPAGSSATISVSNPASGEIVAEVPAGTADDLDRAVAAARAALPGWAATPPAERAAVVRRIAEGLGTRAEEIAAAITAEMGSPLILSRTAQVGFPVAVAESFTSLAADFAWTEEIGNSLIVREPIGVVGAITPWNFPLQQIVSKLAPALVAGNTMVFKPSEIAPLTARILAEVTAGAGLPDGVFNVVYGTGPVVGEAISAHPGIDMISFTGSTRAGRRIAAVAAATVKRVALELGGKGANVILDDADLPTAVRTGLAMAFTNGGQVCGAWPRMLVPASRQDEVVALAVAAAREYVVGEPTDEATRIGPMASEAHRERVHGYIERGIADGARLVFGGPGRPEGLDRGAYLRPTIFADVDPYSVIAQEEIFGPVLTIIPYADEDEAVAIANGTVYGLTAGVFGEPEHALAVARRLHAGQVDVNGGHWNPLAPFGGYKQSGNGREFGRAGLEEFLETKSIQR; encoded by the coding sequence ATGACTGGACCAACACAGAACGCGCCCGGGCACTGGATCGACGGCGCGTGGACCCCGGCCGGATCGTCGGCGACCATTTCGGTGTCGAACCCGGCGAGCGGTGAGATCGTCGCCGAGGTGCCGGCCGGTACCGCCGATGACCTTGACCGGGCGGTCGCCGCCGCCCGGGCCGCCCTGCCCGGCTGGGCCGCGACACCGCCCGCCGAGCGGGCCGCCGTCGTGCGGCGGATCGCCGAGGGCCTGGGTACCCGGGCCGAGGAGATCGCCGCCGCGATCACCGCCGAGATGGGTTCCCCGCTCATCCTGTCCCGGACCGCCCAGGTCGGCTTCCCGGTCGCCGTCGCCGAGTCCTTCACCAGCCTGGCCGCCGACTTCGCCTGGACCGAGGAGATCGGCAACTCGCTGATCGTGCGCGAGCCGATCGGCGTGGTCGGCGCGATCACCCCATGGAACTTCCCGCTCCAGCAGATCGTGTCGAAGCTGGCGCCGGCCCTGGTCGCCGGGAACACCATGGTCTTCAAGCCCTCCGAGATCGCGCCGCTGACCGCGCGGATCCTCGCCGAGGTCACCGCCGGGGCGGGCCTGCCGGACGGGGTCTTCAACGTCGTCTACGGCACCGGACCGGTCGTCGGCGAGGCGATCTCCGCCCACCCGGGGATCGACATGATCTCGTTCACCGGCTCCACCCGGGCCGGCCGGCGGATCGCCGCCGTCGCCGCGGCGACGGTGAAGCGGGTCGCGCTGGAACTCGGCGGCAAGGGCGCGAACGTGATCCTCGACGACGCCGACCTGCCGACGGCGGTACGGACCGGGCTGGCGATGGCGTTCACCAACGGCGGTCAGGTCTGCGGGGCCTGGCCCCGGATGCTGGTACCGGCGTCGCGCCAGGACGAGGTCGTGGCGCTGGCCGTCGCCGCCGCCCGGGAGTACGTCGTCGGCGAGCCGACCGACGAGGCGACCCGGATCGGCCCGATGGCCTCCGAGGCGCACCGGGAGAGGGTCCACGGCTACATCGAGCGGGGCATCGCCGACGGGGCGAGGCTGGTCTTCGGCGGTCCCGGCCGACCCGAGGGGCTGGACCGGGGCGCCTACCTCCGGCCGACGATCTTCGCCGACGTCGACCCGTACTCGGTCATCGCCCAGGAGGAGATCTTCGGCCCGGTCCTGACGATCATCCCGTACGCGGACGAGGACGAGGCGGTCGCCATCGCCAACGGCACCGTGTACGGCCTCACCGCCGGGGTCTTCGGCGAGCCGGAGCACGCCCTCGCCGTGGCCCGGCGGCTGCACGCCGGTCAGGTCGACGTCAACGGCGGCCACTGGAACCCGCTCGCCCCGTTCGGCGGCTACAAGCAGTCCGGCAACGGCCGCGAGTTCGGCCGGGCGGGGCTGGAGGAGTTCCTGGAGACCAAGTCCATCCAGCGCTGA
- a CDS encoding RNA polymerase sigma-70 factor: MQPPIEQADGAIEPAEGPTEQAEGQPEQADGKAGQSGHTDELGDFQAVRGRLFGIAYRMLGSVGDAEDVVQDAWLRWQGTDRRSVRNPAAFLTTTTTRLAINAVTTARARRETYVGPWLPEPVDTSADPALGAERAEGLELGVLLLLEKLAPAERAAYVLREAFDYAHRQVAEVLGTTEANARQLLSRARRHLASTRSTPVGRAEHRRLVEAFRAAARGGDLAALERLLAADVIASSDGGGRVHASRKDLYGVARVTTLLDNVLRKYWSESVIRVVPANGTESLLVAAADGTPEALLALAATDRGVERLFLVLNPDKLRQFAARG, encoded by the coding sequence GTGCAGCCCCCGATCGAGCAGGCCGACGGAGCGATCGAACCGGCCGAGGGACCCACCGAGCAGGCCGAGGGACAGCCCGAACAGGCCGACGGAAAGGCCGGGCAGTCCGGACATACCGACGAGCTGGGCGACTTCCAGGCGGTCCGGGGACGGTTGTTCGGCATCGCCTACCGGATGCTCGGCAGCGTCGGGGACGCCGAGGACGTCGTGCAGGATGCCTGGCTGCGCTGGCAGGGGACGGATCGCCGGAGCGTCCGGAACCCCGCGGCGTTCCTCACCACCACGACGACCCGGTTGGCGATCAACGCGGTGACGACGGCCCGGGCGCGTCGGGAGACGTACGTCGGGCCGTGGCTGCCGGAGCCGGTGGACACCTCGGCCGATCCGGCGCTCGGCGCCGAGCGGGCCGAGGGGCTGGAGTTGGGGGTACTGCTGCTGCTGGAGAAGCTCGCCCCGGCGGAGCGGGCGGCGTACGTGCTGCGGGAGGCGTTCGACTACGCCCACCGGCAGGTCGCCGAGGTCCTGGGTACCACCGAGGCGAACGCCCGGCAACTGTTGAGCCGGGCCCGCCGGCACCTGGCCTCGACGCGCTCGACACCCGTCGGCCGGGCCGAACACCGGCGGTTGGTCGAGGCGTTCCGGGCGGCGGCCCGGGGTGGCGACCTGGCCGCGCTGGAGCGGCTGCTCGCGGCCGACGTGATCGCCAGTTCCGACGGCGGGGGACGGGTGCACGCCTCCCGGAAGGACCTGTACGGCGTGGCCCGGGTGACGACCCTGCTCGACAACGTCCTGCGGAAGTACTGGAGCGAGTCGGTGATCCGGGTGGTGCCGGCCAACGGCACCGAGAGCCTGCTCGTGGCCGCCGCAGACGGGACTCCGGAGGCGCTGCTCGCCCTGGCGGCCACCGACCGGGGCGTCGAGCGCCTTTTCCTCGTGCTGAATCCGGACAAGCTGCGCCAGTTCGCCGCTCGGGGCTGA
- a CDS encoding non-ribosomal peptide synthetase: protein MTQAPNLLPAEPSGAHAPVVGAGPDGAGAVAGSPVEVPMTLAQQGVWFTERAGGASTAYLLAVALTVPEPVEPAVLDRAWAELTGRHPLLAATVTEVDGAALLTRTDPAPVAHRAVGAEALDSAVTAELAVGFGLTADPLARCVALRVDDGRTVVLVVGHHLVLDGGGKDVLVADLAEALAGRPLGDGSPAGLTAAVRAQADRIAEALPAARDFWSARPAPADEVLLPGLTGTPTAAEPATRLDLDWGGELDAALTAGAAALGVTRFEVLLTAVHVVLARYGNGTASVAVDLSTRSPQTAHELGMWVNELPVTVGVDLAAPFAELVRTVRAEARAVYRHREVPLGRALPGLPPRPAMAPVSVSYRRLAESASDVDWLLVPATVRSALHLHLVDAPGGLTGRMLVPARLLSVADAERIAGHLRTLLGAALAEPDRPVGDLDLLVPAELALLDRLNATARPRPASTVLDLVRAAAEASPDAVAVHADDGTLSYRELVAAAHRIGHGLRRHGVAAGDLVGLCPRRGVELVAGVLGILAAGAGYLPLDPGYPANRLEFIVGDAGVKLVLGHAEATAALGGVPVELLPLDGLAAFAGEPETPPTAIDPDGLGYVIYTSGSTGRPKGVEIGHPALLNLVTAMTELLGADPADRWLHQTTISFDISGLELFAPLCTGGRVVVAADATAREGAALGRLVRDAGITHVQATPSSWQLLLDAGWAGAPITALSGGEALPLPLARRLRPLVDRLVNVYGPTETTIWSTAAEIPADPSRVTIGGPIANTTLHVLDARLRPVPVGVPGELCIGGVGLARGYRGRPELTAERFVPDGTGRRRYRTGDRVRLGADRTVEFLGRADNQVKLRGHRIELGEVERSLLDAPGVVEAAVAVRDGELVAYLVGAGELAPVRAHVAGTLPRYMIPRDLRWLDRLPRTPAGKLDRAALPTPERTDGTPPATEVEPAGTPESVALTRIVAGIWQEVLRVDEIGPHDSLFDLGGHSLTIMQITARIRKALGVEVPFDVFFDTPTVDGVVSSIEELRQEEQE, encoded by the coding sequence ATGACCCAGGCACCGAACCTCCTGCCAGCCGAGCCGTCCGGTGCCCACGCCCCGGTCGTCGGCGCCGGACCCGACGGAGCCGGTGCGGTGGCGGGTTCGCCGGTCGAGGTGCCGATGACCCTGGCCCAGCAGGGCGTCTGGTTCACCGAGCGGGCCGGCGGCGCGTCGACGGCGTACCTGCTGGCGGTGGCGCTGACCGTGCCGGAGCCGGTGGAACCAGCGGTGCTGGATCGGGCCTGGGCGGAGCTGACCGGCCGGCATCCGCTGCTCGCCGCGACCGTGACCGAGGTGGACGGCGCGGCGCTGCTGACCCGCACCGACCCGGCGCCGGTCGCGCACCGGGCGGTCGGCGCGGAGGCGCTCGACTCCGCCGTCACCGCCGAACTCGCCGTCGGCTTCGGCCTCACCGCCGACCCGCTCGCCCGCTGCGTGGCACTGCGGGTCGACGACGGTCGCACGGTGGTGCTGGTCGTCGGCCACCATCTGGTGCTCGACGGCGGCGGCAAGGACGTCCTCGTCGCCGACCTGGCCGAGGCGCTCGCCGGCCGGCCGCTGGGCGACGGATCGCCGGCCGGGCTGACCGCCGCCGTACGGGCACAGGCCGACCGGATCGCCGAGGCGCTCCCGGCGGCCCGCGACTTCTGGTCCGCCCGCCCGGCACCGGCCGACGAGGTACTGCTGCCGGGACTGACCGGTACGCCGACCGCCGCCGAACCCGCCACCCGACTCGACCTCGACTGGGGCGGTGAGCTGGACGCCGCGTTGACCGCCGGGGCGGCGGCGCTCGGGGTGACCCGGTTCGAGGTGCTGCTCACCGCCGTGCACGTGGTACTCGCCCGCTACGGCAACGGCACCGCCTCGGTCGCCGTCGACCTCTCCACCCGGTCCCCGCAGACCGCACACGAACTCGGGATGTGGGTCAACGAGCTGCCGGTGACCGTCGGCGTCGACCTGGCGGCCCCCTTCGCCGAGCTGGTCCGCACGGTACGGGCCGAGGCCCGGGCCGTCTACCGGCACCGGGAGGTACCGCTCGGGCGTGCCCTGCCCGGCCTGCCGCCCCGGCCGGCGATGGCACCGGTCTCGGTCAGCTACCGACGGCTGGCCGAGAGCGCGTCCGACGTGGACTGGCTGCTCGTACCGGCGACGGTACGCAGCGCCCTGCACCTGCACCTGGTCGACGCGCCGGGCGGGCTGACCGGGCGGATGCTCGTACCGGCCCGGCTGCTCTCGGTCGCGGACGCCGAGCGGATCGCCGGACACCTGCGTACCCTGCTCGGCGCGGCGCTGGCCGAGCCCGACCGCCCGGTCGGCGACCTCGACCTGCTCGTCCCGGCGGAGCTGGCGCTGCTGGACCGGTTGAACGCCACCGCGCGACCGCGCCCGGCCAGCACCGTGCTCGACCTGGTCCGGGCGGCCGCCGAGGCCAGCCCGGACGCGGTGGCGGTGCACGCCGACGACGGCACCCTGAGCTACCGCGAGCTGGTCGCCGCCGCGCACCGGATCGGCCACGGGCTGCGCCGGCACGGCGTCGCCGCCGGTGACCTGGTGGGACTCTGCCCCCGCCGGGGCGTCGAACTCGTCGCCGGTGTGCTGGGGATCCTCGCCGCCGGGGCCGGCTACCTCCCGCTGGATCCGGGCTATCCGGCGAACAGGCTGGAGTTCATCGTCGGCGACGCCGGAGTGAAGCTGGTCCTCGGGCACGCCGAGGCGACCGCCGCGCTCGGCGGGGTACCCGTCGAGCTGCTGCCGCTCGACGGTCTGGCCGCCTTCGCCGGTGAGCCGGAGACACCGCCGACCGCCATCGACCCGGACGGGCTCGGCTACGTCATCTACACCTCCGGTTCGACCGGCCGCCCGAAGGGCGTCGAGATCGGCCACCCGGCGTTGCTCAACCTGGTCACCGCGATGACCGAGCTGCTCGGTGCCGACCCGGCCGACCGCTGGCTGCACCAGACCACCATCTCCTTCGACATCAGCGGACTCGAACTCTTCGCGCCGCTCTGCACCGGCGGCCGGGTGGTGGTGGCCGCCGACGCGACCGCCCGGGAGGGCGCCGCGCTCGGCCGACTCGTCCGGGACGCCGGGATCACCCACGTGCAGGCCACCCCGTCGAGCTGGCAACTGCTGCTCGACGCGGGCTGGGCCGGCGCCCCGATCACCGCGCTCAGCGGCGGGGAGGCGCTGCCGCTCCCGCTCGCCCGGCGGCTGCGCCCGCTCGTCGACCGCCTGGTCAACGTCTACGGCCCGACGGAGACCACCATCTGGTCCACCGCCGCCGAGATCCCGGCCGACCCGTCCCGGGTCACCATCGGCGGCCCGATCGCCAACACCACGCTGCACGTCCTGGACGCCCGGCTCCGTCCGGTGCCGGTCGGGGTACCCGGCGAACTCTGCATCGGCGGTGTCGGGCTGGCCCGGGGCTACCGGGGGCGGCCGGAACTCACCGCCGAGCGGTTCGTGCCGGACGGTACCGGCCGGCGGCGCTACCGCACCGGTGACCGGGTACGGCTCGGTGCGGACAGAACTGTCGAGTTCCTCGGCCGGGCCGACAACCAGGTCAAGTTGCGCGGGCACCGGATCGAGCTGGGCGAGGTCGAGCGGTCGTTGCTCGACGCGCCGGGGGTCGTCGAGGCGGCGGTGGCGGTCCGGGACGGCGAGCTGGTGGCCTACCTGGTCGGCGCGGGCGAGCTGGCGCCGGTCCGCGCGCACGTCGCCGGTACGCTGCCCCGCTACATGATCCCGAGGGATCTCCGGTGGCTGGACCGGCTGCCCCGTACCCCGGCGGGCAAGCTCGACCGGGCCGCCCTGCCGACCCCGGAGCGGACCGACGGCACGCCGCCGGCCACCGAGGTCGAGCCTGCCGGGACGCCGGAGAGCGTGGCCCTGACCCGGATCGTGGCCGGCATCTGGCAGGAGGTACTGCGGGTCGACGAGATCGGCCCGCACGACAGCCTCTTCGACCTCGGTGGCCACTCGCTGACGATCATGCAGATCACCGCCCGGATCCGGAAGGCGCTCGGCGTCGAGGTGCCGTTCGACGTCTTCTTCGACACCCCGACCGTCGACGGGGTGGTCAGCTCCATCGAGGAGTTGCGACAGGAGGAGCAGGAGTGA
- a CDS encoding class I adenylate-forming enzyme family protein, whose translation MSGTSAEGAAGAGRGVATGGGARRTVGRRPGGVGRVALTVPQLLAARAGTEPSHVAVSQGAASLDLGTWQARTQAIAAGLRAAGVRPGDRVGLLYGAQDWIGYACSYTGVLAAAAVAVPLSTRSAPAELAYMLDHSGATALLHGPTAKLPDVPIRLRWGPDDVAGLPDAELPGAELPGAELPGAALPDAELPGAAPTAGPRPGDPAQILYTSGTTGRPKGVTATHANLTHGCRLDPPLRALAHSRQFLHAFPIGTNAGQTMLFNALDAHAGMLVTARFGPDHFARLIERHGVGSVFVVPAMAIELLRSGALERYDLSSVVLLGSTAAVLPPAVATGLAAALPGATIVNYYTSTEAAPTQTSVVFEPDRPAALGRVVAGGALQVRDEAGRPCPAGVTGEVWLRAAGTARSYHDDPAATRRVFRDGWTRMGDVGYLDADGYLYLVDRESDVIKSGADKVSTVAVEAALHEHPEIVEAAVFGLPDPVLGTTPVAALVTTRPLRLAEVRGFLASRLAGHEQPSRIVHVDELPRNAGGKVVKQRLRALFDQPDPTPAHPSGCPPEAAPERTARP comes from the coding sequence ATGAGCGGCACCTCGGCCGAGGGCGCCGCCGGTGCGGGACGCGGCGTCGCCACCGGCGGCGGGGCGCGGCGGACCGTCGGCCGTCGGCCGGGCGGGGTCGGTCGGGTCGCGCTGACCGTGCCGCAACTGCTCGCCGCCCGGGCCGGCACCGAACCGTCGCACGTCGCCGTCAGCCAGGGCGCGGCCAGCCTCGACCTGGGCACCTGGCAGGCCCGGACCCAGGCGATCGCCGCCGGGCTGCGGGCGGCGGGGGTACGCCCCGGCGACCGGGTCGGGCTGCTCTACGGCGCCCAGGACTGGATCGGGTACGCCTGCTCCTACACCGGGGTACTCGCCGCCGCCGCGGTGGCGGTGCCGCTCTCCACCCGCAGCGCCCCGGCGGAACTGGCGTACATGCTGGACCACAGTGGAGCGACGGCGCTGCTGCACGGGCCGACCGCGAAGCTGCCCGACGTGCCGATCCGGCTCCGCTGGGGCCCCGACGACGTCGCGGGGCTGCCCGACGCGGAGCTGCCCGGAGCGGAGCTGCCCGGAGCGGAGCTGCCCGGGGCGGCGCTACCCGACGCGGAGCTACCCGGGGCGGCACCGACGGCCGGACCCCGGCCGGGTGACCCGGCGCAGATCCTCTACACCTCCGGCACGACCGGTCGACCCAAGGGGGTCACCGCGACGCACGCCAACCTGACCCACGGCTGCCGGCTCGACCCGCCGCTGCGGGCGCTGGCCCACTCCCGGCAGTTCCTGCACGCCTTTCCGATCGGCACCAACGCCGGTCAGACCATGCTGTTCAACGCCCTCGACGCGCACGCCGGGATGCTGGTGACGGCCCGGTTCGGCCCGGACCACTTCGCCCGGCTGATCGAGCGGCACGGGGTGGGGAGCGTCTTCGTGGTGCCGGCGATGGCGATCGAACTGCTCCGCTCGGGGGCACTGGAGCGGTACGACCTGAGCAGCGTGGTGCTGCTCGGCTCGACCGCCGCCGTCCTGCCACCGGCCGTGGCGACCGGACTGGCGGCCGCGCTGCCCGGCGCCACCATCGTCAACTACTACACCTCGACGGAGGCGGCGCCGACCCAGACCAGCGTGGTCTTCGAGCCCGATCGCCCGGCCGCGCTGGGCAGGGTGGTCGCCGGTGGCGCGCTCCAGGTCCGCGACGAGGCCGGCCGGCCCTGCCCCGCCGGGGTGACCGGCGAGGTGTGGCTGCGCGCCGCGGGTACCGCGCGGTCCTATCACGACGATCCGGCGGCGACCCGGCGGGTGTTCCGGGACGGCTGGACCCGGATGGGCGACGTCGGCTATCTCGACGCCGACGGCTACCTCTACCTCGTCGACCGGGAGAGCGACGTCATCAAGAGCGGTGCGGACAAGGTCTCCACGGTCGCGGTCGAGGCGGCCCTGCACGAGCACCCCGAGATCGTCGAGGCCGCCGTCTTCGGCCTGCCCGATCCGGTACTCGGGACCACCCCGGTGGCCGCGCTGGTGACCACCCGCCCGCTGCGCCTCGCCGAGGTACGCGGGTTCCTCGCCAGCCGGCTGGCCGGGCACGAGCAGCCCAGCCGGATCGTCCACGTCGACGAACTGCCCCGCAACGCCGGCGGCAAGGTGGTCAAACAGCGCCTGCGGGCGCTCTTCGACCAGCCCGACCCGACTCCGGCGCATCCGAGCGGCTGCCCACCGGAGGCAGCACCAGAGAGAACGGCGAGGCCATGA
- a CDS encoding helix-turn-helix transcriptional regulator codes for MDRVRLAEFLRSRREALQPEDVGLPRGQRRRRTGGLRREEVAALSDMSTDYYSRIEQQRGPRPSEQMLAAIARGLRLSLEERDHLFRLGGYPTPSRVRRAEHINPGMMRIFDGLGDAAAQVVSDLGETLRQTRLATALLGNETRHTGLARSLHYRWFTEPESRRIHPEEDHPGHSRLLAADLHRAYTRAGRDSRAGEIVDGLLARSPEFAELWREHPVTGPYCAAKRIQHPRLGLLELHCQVLLDPDQSQSLLVFTATPGSESAERLRLLSVVAGQGL; via the coding sequence ATGGACCGGGTGCGGCTGGCCGAGTTCCTCCGGAGCCGGCGCGAGGCGCTCCAACCGGAGGATGTCGGGCTGCCCCGGGGACAGCGGCGGCGGCGTACGGGCGGGCTGCGCCGGGAGGAGGTCGCGGCGCTCAGCGACATGTCGACCGACTACTACAGCCGGATCGAGCAGCAGCGCGGCCCCCGCCCCTCCGAGCAGATGCTCGCCGCGATCGCCCGTGGCCTGCGCCTCTCGCTGGAGGAACGGGACCACCTGTTCCGGCTCGGCGGCTATCCGACGCCGAGCCGGGTACGCCGGGCCGAGCACATCAACCCGGGGATGATGCGCATCTTCGACGGGCTCGGCGACGCGGCCGCGCAGGTGGTCAGCGACCTCGGCGAGACGTTGCGGCAGACCCGGCTCGCCACCGCGCTGCTCGGCAACGAGACCCGGCACACCGGGCTGGCCCGCAGCCTGCACTACCGCTGGTTCACCGAACCGGAGAGCCGGCGCATCCACCCCGAGGAGGACCATCCCGGGCACAGCCGGCTGCTCGCCGCCGACCTGCACCGGGCGTACACCCGGGCCGGGCGGGACTCCCGGGCCGGGGAGATCGTCGACGGGCTGCTCGCCCGCAGCCCGGAGTTCGCCGAACTATGGCGCGAGCACCCGGTCACCGGCCCGTACTGCGCGGCGAAGCGGATCCAGCATCCCCGGCTCGGGCTCCTCGAACTGCACTGCCAGGTGCTGCTCGATCCCGACCAGTCCCAGTCGCTGCTGGTCTTCACCGCCACCCCGGGCAGCGAGAGCGCGGAGCGGCTCCGGCTGCTCTCGGTCGTCGCCGGTCAGGGGCTCTGA